The Bubalus bubalis isolate 160015118507 breed Murrah chromosome 21, NDDB_SH_1, whole genome shotgun sequence genome segment TCAGGGTGGGGCGGGAGGAGCAGTTAATTGGACATCAGTGTGGGTCAGTCTCCTCATTAGCTCTCAGCTGAGTGAATCAGGGCTTGAACCGCACTCCACAGAGCTCGACACACCCAGCAGGCCTCCTTGTTTACAAGTGTGGAAATCAGAGCTCAGGATGGGGTAGTCCTACAGAGACTGGGACCCAGGTGTTCTTGACCGCGTGACCAGCGCTCAGCTCTAGGGGAGGACAGGGAGCGGCGGGCAGCACAGCTGCTGGGGGCAGTGGTCGCTGAGCGGCCAGCCCACCAGCTGATGCCGCTCTTGCCTGTTGCCACTGGCCCCCGCGTCCCCCGCTGTGTCCCCCTCATGCCAGCCAAGGGGTGCTGGGGTGTGGGTGCTGTGATCTCAGGGCTCAGCTCCCACCGGCCACTCTTCTCTCCCCTCATCTTAGGGCCCTGGCCCCTGGAGCCGGTTTCTGAGAGTGGCAGGGTGTTTTTTCATTCTCACTAATCCCTGCAGGTTTCTTCCCATGCCCAGTTTCTCTTCCGCTTTTCTCCCCACCCTGTTATAAATGAAAGTCAGCATTAGCGATCCTGCCCCACTTTCCCCGCCGGTGCTTCAGTGACCTGGCATTTACCTCCTGGCCTGAGGCAGGCATTAGGGGATGGGGTTCAGGGCGGTGTCCCTGCTTCATAGAGAAGGCAGACCGTGGGAGTGGGCAGCAGGCTTCTTCCACACCAGCCCCGGCTGGTACAGCCCCAGGACATGGGGGTTTAGCCAAGCCCCAGGACTGCAGGTCATGGGGGCCCTGGCAGAAGGCAGGTGAGGCTCACAAAAGCCCCGAGTTGAGACCATGCCCCTTGCTGACTTGTGTAGCCACACACACCTTGTGGACTCCTTCACTTGAGCTTACCTGTGCCACAGCTGGAGAAATCAGCCACATTTCCCTGGCACGGACACAGGGTCCCCTAGATGAGAGACTGCAGGAGGCCTCCTGTTGGGGAAATGTTCCCAGGACTTCCGAGGGGCCAGCAGTGCAGAGAGGGCTCAGAAGAGCTTGTGGGGAAGAAGGACCCACATCTAGTCCCATCTGGCTGACAGGCTGGCGGGTGGGGGGCACTTCTGCCTCCCCCAGGGCATGGTGGGTCTGTCCCGGTGTCTCTGTCTTGCTTTTATTAAGCAGCAGCTCCCAGGACCTCTCTCTCTTTGCTGCCCTGTGGAGTTAGCTGAGGGCCCGGCCTATATGCGGGCTGCTGTATGTGGAGCTTGGCATTTGATGAGCTGCTGAGCCAGGGAGGCCTCCAGGGAGCACTTGGTACAGCCTGCCCTGCCCAAGGAGATGCAAGGAAAACAACCAACCACGGTGGGTGGCCAATCCCCGTGTGAGATTCTGGCTCCTCGTGGCTGCTCCCCCTTCATAGAGGTTGTGGGGTCCGCCCTGCTCGATTTTCAAGCCCTCGTGCAGGAGCGAGGTGTGTGAACTTATGGCTGCCCAGGCGGATCGTGGCTTTCCCGCCCTCGCACATTGCCATGCCTGTTCCCTCAGCCTTGGCTGGCCACTCCCAGCGCACCGCACCCTTGCCACATGTGTCTGAGGCTCCGGGGCACGAAGGCTGTGAGTGGGAGGCAAGCTTGGGGAACCAGTGGGTGACCGCTGGTTTCTCTTTTAGGAGTAACTCAGCCCAAGAGCTCTGGTCCTCGCTTGGAGTCATAGCTTGCCTTGTCTCCTGCTGCAGCCACTGCTGTGTGACCCTCTAAAACTGGTGCAAACTCTCTGGCCCTCAGTTCCCACAACTGTCAAGTGGAATATGCTGGAGAGACAAAGTGAGTGCTCTCCGCGTGCCCCTGGCCCCAGCTCTGTTCGAGAACCTCCAGTGCAGGTGGGGCTTTGGGAGAGCACACAGCCCAGCTGCTAACGGGAAGATGAggggctgaggctcagagatgcttCTATCCCCGTGCTGTCCGCCTGTCCCAGGTCGTCTGCAGAGAGAGCAAAGTCGGGAAGTGACCAGCTCCTGTGTCTCATCTCATGCCAGCCTGCAAGTGTAAGAGATGAACGAGACTGTGTCCAGCACGCACTTTACTTCCTCTGTGCTTGTCCTCGCTGCCCTTTAGGGAACTCAGGCTGCGGAACTACGTCCCAGAGGATGAGGACCTGAAGAAGAGGAGGGTGCCCCAGGCCAAGCCAGTCGCAGGTAGGTGGGCTCTGTGGCCCTATCGGCCGCCTCCTCCTTGGCAGGCATCACCCTCTCCTGGAGAATAACTGGCAGTGTCCGGGCTGGAAGCTGGGCCTCTGGGACCCTCCGTCACCATCACGGCAGATGGACAAATAGAAGCGGTCAGAGCACTGAAGCGGCCTGTCACGCCTGCTTCGCCCCGCTCACACCCTGCCTTGCAGGCCTTCCAGGGACTGCAAGGGAAGGTCCCTCAGAGGACTCTCTGAGCTGGGAGGTGGACATGGCCCTGGGCCCTTGGACGGCAGGAACAGGAGGAGGGGTCCTGTGGGCCCTTGGAGGGTCAGAGAGACCCTGAAGAGGGGCTGACTGTCCAGGTTCCTGGACAGCAGTGGGCAGGCAGACACCCGCCCAGCTCTGGGAGTGGCTGCACTGGGGTGCAGACGGTGGGGAGAGGTGTCCTCGCTGGTGGGCTGAGGGGCCTGGCCCAGTCACGCCTGGATGGGGAGCATCTGGCCAGCTGCGGCCTGTCCACAACCATCCACACGGAGGGTGCTGGGTGCTTCTTATGATGCAGATCCCTGACTCTGGCTTGGTTTTTattctttggtttttaattttaataataagtaCATTTATCCTATAAAAGAATAAAGTGTTAGCTACTCAGCcacaccccgccccgcccctgcagTCTGCTTCCCCATCTCCTTGGGCCCTGAGAGCACAAATCTAATCTTCCAGAGCTGCCTTGGCAAGGTCTTTGCCTCTAGGGAGTTAGGGGctgaggggagaggcaggggcaAGAAAGCACAGACCCCCTGGCGACCTGCGGCTGCCGGCTGCCATTGGCCACATCGGGGAGTGGTGGCTGGTTTCCGACCGGCATCCGTTGGTGTCTTGCGCCCTCTAGTGGAAGAGAAGGTGAAGGAGCAGCTGGAGGCCGCCAAGCCAGAGCCGGTCATCGAGGAAGTGGTGAGTGCCGGGGGTGGCCCTGTCCTCTGCTGCTTCCGCGGGTCATTTTCTCCTCCCCACCCGCTCTTCTCACTCACCCTTCCTTCTtctcacttctttctttcctttctacctccctgcttcccctcagccctctcctccctcccccctttcctccccttttcctACCTCTGTCCCCCGTCTTCTCCTGAGCCCCTCCAGCGCTGACATGTGTCTGCTCCCTCCCAGGACCTGGCCAACCTTGCGCCCCGGAAGCCGGATTGGTGAGTGTTGCCCGTGTAGGACCAGTGCAGACTGACTGGATGTTCTTGGTGCCTGGCATGGGCTCGCAGCAGGAGGCAGGCAGTGGAGACAGACACCCCTGGGGTATAATTACAGTCTGACGTATGTGCTGAGAAGGATGTAAGTGGAGAATGAGGGACGTGGCAGGGCAGGACACCTGAGGGTGGGGAGTGGCTCAGGCAGAGGGGGTTCAGCAGTCCCCTCCAAAACGTCCCTTCCGAAAGGATGAGGGCCCACTGCGCCTCAGAGAGCTCCATCTGAACAAGGCTGACCCTCGTCCTCAGGGAGCCGTAGGGTGGAGGCAAGATGGCAGGAAAGGCAGATGTAGGCTTCTGCCCCACTTCCGCCACCAGCTAGCCTGTCCCCCTTCGATCCTGGTTCCCTCTTCTCTGAAATGGGAATCTTCACTGTCCTCGCGCCCCTGTGACTGGgctgagacagaggatgagagagggCCAGGTGTTCACCTTGGGCCAGAGGCACCGGTCCCCCACCCTTCTCGCTTGCAGTTCTGTGTCAAGTGGGCACCAGCTGAAGGTGTTCTAAGTAGACGAGACAAAGGATGGGGCGCATGTCCTCGGAAACCCCGAACCAGGGGGAAGAAGCTGTGTGTGCACTTGTGGAAGTTCCTGGGGGTGAGGGGAACTGGGGCCAGAGGAGGAGCAGGACCCCCCGCGGGCCGGGGCGCGTCACTCCCTGGCGGTGACCAACGGGAGCAGACCGGGAGGGGGCCCTGGGGGCCATCTGGCCTGCGTGCCTCAGCTTGGCCACCTGGGTTGGGCGGGCCGTGGTGCTAGCCGCTgtctccctggggctgcaaagggCGGCTGCTGCTGGGTTTTGGAGGAtgcagaaagggagagaaaggaggcaCACCACCGTAGTTCCTAATGCCAGAGGGGCTGTCGGAGGTGAGGGAGCCCCAGGGCCGCACCAGGCCAGCCTTCAGCCTCCgcctcctcccgcctccctgCTCCAGGGACCTCAAGAGAGACGTAGCCAAGAAACTGGAGAAGCTGGAGAAGCGGACCCAGAGGGCCATCGCTGAGCTGATCCGTAAGTGCGGGGCCTGGCACGGCGGGGCCCCCTGCCCTCCGGGTGGTGGCGCAGGCGCGCGGCCCCACTCCACTCCTCCCATCTGCTCCCATCCAGGCGAGAGGCTGAAGGGCCAGGAGGAGAACCTGGCTTCTGCAGTGGCCACCACCGCCGCCACCGAGCCGGAGGCCTGTGACTCCGACTGAGCCGTGCCGTCCCCTCACCCGCTACCAGGCCTGTCTTACAGGAAGATGGTCTTgggccggggtgggggctggACTTGCCACCACCTCCAGTTTGCCTTCAGAACTGACTCCCTGCCTCAAGTCTGAACCCCACCCGTCCCACTGGGTGAGGTCAGCTCCTTGTCTCCTGAAGGGCCCCCTCCATGCTGAGTGGGGGCAGAGGCTACGATAGCCCTGTGGGCATGCTGTATCTGTGCTTGTTCTATGTATTTTGAACTTCTTTTTCTATCTGGAAATAGAAACACACTGACCCATGTGTGTGGCAGAAAACCGTCTGAATATTGCAGATGTTTTGAGTTTGGGCCCCAAGACAGGGCAGCTGCAGAGGTGATGCTTACTATGAGGAAGCCCTGTATTGGGCTCAGTGTGTTGAggttggaggggtggggagggccagGCCTGACCTTCAGATGTCTAGGTCCTGGCCCAGTCCTTGGTTAGCGGTCATCATCTCAAAGCCCTCGGGTGACGGCTGTGGACCTCACAGTAATCTGTGGGACACCTTGGAGAGGTTCTCGCTGTGGTCCTCTGTAGAACCCCtgacagtgagagagagagagagaagagactgGGCCCCTGACGGGTGTGCTGCATCCTGGCAAGCCTCAGCTCTGGGCTGCCACAAATTCCAGGTCCTGGCACTGTTCATTCACATCCACTCAGCCCCAGAAAGCCCTCTTCCCCCTTCACCCGTCAGAGCTGAACTCTGGTTTCCTCGGGACAGGGCCCCTGCATGGGGAAGACTGGCCCATTCTGCTCACCACTGGGGTATTATAGCCTGGATGTCGGGAGTGGCCTTGGACCCTGAGCCCTCAGGGTCCTGGCTTTAGGACCATGAGCCTCCCCTGTGGAGCTTAACGTCCAGAATGACCGGCTGACCACAAGGCTGACTCCAGGAACCTGTGACCATTTAGTTTCG includes the following:
- the CCDC12 gene encoding coiled-coil domain-containing protein 12 — encoded protein: MAATAAGVGRLEEEALRRKERLKALREKTGRKDKEDGEPNTKQLREGEEEGEKHRELRLRNYVPEDEDLKKRRVPQAKPVAVEEKVKEQLEAAKPEPVIEEVDLANLAPRKPDWDLKRDVAKKLEKLEKRTQRAIAELIRERLKGQEENLASAVATTAATEPEACDSD